Proteins from a single region of Gasterosteus aculeatus chromosome 20, fGasAcu3.hap1.1, whole genome shotgun sequence:
- the cnot3a gene encoding CCR4-NOT transcription complex subunit 3a isoform X11, translated as MADKRKLQGEIDRCLKKVAEGVEQFEDIWQKLHNAANANQKEKYEADLKKEIKKLQRLRDQIKTWVASNEIKDKRQLVENRKLIETQMERFKVVERETKTKAYSKEGLGLAQKVDPAQREKEDTGQWLTNTIDTLNMQVDQFESEVESLSVQTRKKKGDKDDRIEELKRLIERHRFHILMLETILRMLDNDSVPVDAIQKIKDDVEYYIDSSQDPDFEENEFIYDDLDLEDIPAALVATSPSGQGNLEDELFLNSSSTPTSTTSSSPIPPSPATCTAENSEDDKKRGRSTDSEVGQSPVKNGPPSLLSSFSSSTTSGSSSSSSLVSIASVVGGIPVGPPSSSLIGSFSSAVQQHQHQPAQQLQQPQQTNQQQQQQQPPQTKPPAPSNNAPSPPSNPHLPASTAPSLPTPSTASSSAISSESPLTSVPSPASTLGLGLGLGLSKIGLMGTSSGSQMSALGLVAHSSPLNTMAGLISGSTPAPYAQAAASGGLGLSGSTQSSISVESSTSIPTSGSSGVTTNGAVGGLGLLASTAAHGSLSASILGLVPGQNLELGASQLPPSSVSTTPGVVGMIGGNGGNVSVVGGGGGGVNAAPARPPSGLKQNGNTSYSAVVADNSTESALSTPSQSQSSQPSSLSSSTSQPMDNGPSLISSITLPPSSPSPSFSDSTPGGGSLLNGPHSYTQAPDALKAPEPLSSLKAMAERAALGSSLDGEIPNLHLTDRDIFSSSAPGTPAAPQPSVSEVSIPPSLGVCPLGPTPLPKDQLYQQAMQESAWTHMPHPSDSERIRQYLMRNPCPTLPFHHQIPPHHSDSIEFYQRLSTETLFFIFYYLEGTKAQYLSAKALKKQSWRFHTKYMMWFQRHEEPKTITDEFEQGTYIYFDYEKWGQRKKEGFTFEYRYLEDRDLQ; from the exons ATGGCTGACAAGAGAAAACTACAAG GTGAGATCGATAGATGTTTGAAAAAAGTAGCTGAAGGTGTAGAACAGTTTGAAGACATCTGGCAAAAG ctTCACAATGCAGCCAATGCAAACCAGAAGGAAAAATATGAGGCTGACCTCAAGAAAGAGATTAAAAAACTACAG CGATTGAGAGATCAGATAAAAACATGGGTGGCCTCAAACGAGATCAAAGACAAAAGGCAGCTAGTCGAGAACCGCAAACTTATAGAGACG CAAATGGAGCGGTTCAAGGTGGTGGAacgggaaacaaaaacaaaagcatactCTAAAGAAGGCTTGGGGCTTGCTCAGAAAGTGGATCCTGCTCAGAGGGAAAAGGAGGATACGGGACAGTGGCTAACA AATACAATAGACACTCTAAATATGCAGGTGGATCAATTTGAAAGTGAGGTTGAATCTCTTTCGGTtcaaacaagaaagaaaaagggcgATAAAGAT GACCGTATTGAGGAGCTCAAGCGGTTGATAGAGAGGCATCGATTCCACATTCTCATGTTGGAGACCATTTTACGAATGCTGGACAATGACTCGGTACCAGTGGATGCAATCCAGAAGATCAAGGATGATGTTGAATACTACATCGATTCCTCCCAAGACCCGGACTTTGAGGAGAACGAGTTCATTTATGACGACTTAGACCTGGAAGACATCC CCGCGGCATTAGTTGCAACTTCTCCATCAGGTCAGGGCAATTTGGAGGACGAGCTGTTTCTCAACTCTAGCAGCACTCCGACGTCCACAACCTCCTCTTCACCCATTCCCCCATCACCGGCCACTTGCACTGCT GAGAACTCTGAGGACGATAAGAAAAGGGGACGGTCGACAGACAGCGAAGTTGGACAG TCACCTGTAAAGAACGGCCCTCCATCCTTGCTGTCTTCGTTCTCCTCGTCCACCACCTCGggatcctcctcgtcctcctcccttGTGTCCATTGCGAGTGTTGTCGGAGGCATTCCCGTCGGTCCCCCGAGCAGCAGTCTCATAGGGAGCTTCAGCAGTGCGGTGCAGCAACATCAGCATCAACCTGCACAACAGCTGCAACAACCTCAGCAgaccaatcagcagcagcagcagcagcagccacctcAGACAAAACCCCCGGCCCCTTCAAACAATGCGCCCAGCCCGCCCAGCAACCCCCATCTCCCAGCCTCAACTGCACCCTCTCTCCCCACGCCCAGTACGGCCAGTTCATCAGCCATCAGCTCGGAgtctccgctcacatctgtgcCCAGCCCAGCATCCACTTTGGGACTGGGGCTGGGCCTGGGATTGAGCAAAATTGGACTGATGGGGACCAGCAGTGGCAGCCAAATGTCTGCTTTGGGCCTGGTTGCCCACTCGTCCCCTTTAAACACGATGGCGGGGCTCATTTCAGGCTCCACCCCTGCGCCGTACGCCCAGGCGGCAGCGTCGGGAGGCTTGGGTTTGAGCGGCAGCACCCAGTCCAGCATTTCGGTAGAGAGCAGCACTTCCATACCCACCTCCGGCTCCAGTGGAGTCACCACCAACGGGGCGGTGGGAGGCCTCGGCCTGCTGGCGTCCACCGCGGCCCACGGCTCTTTGAGTGCCAGTATTCTGGGACTGGTTCCTGGGCAAAACCTAGAACTAGGCGCCTCTCAGTTGCCCCCAAGTTCTGTCAGCACCACCCCCGGAGTGGTTGGCATGATTGGAGGCAATGGAGGGAATGTCAGCgtggttggaggaggaggaggaggagtgaatGCTGCTCCTGCTAGACCACCCAGTGGACTGAAGCAGAATGGAAACACAA GTTACAGCGCTGTAGTGGCAGATAACTCAACAGAATCCGCTCTAAGCACACCGAGCCAGTCACAAAGCAGCCAACCGTCATCGCTCAGTTCTTCAACCAGTCAGCC CATGGACAATGGTCCCAGTTTAATCAGCTCCATCACGCTGCCTCCCAGCTCTCCGTCCCCCTCGTTCTCAGACAGCACCCCCGGGGGAGGGAGTCTTCTCAACGGGCCTCACTCCTACACTCAGGCGCCTGACGCGCTCAAG GCCCCTGAACCGCTCAGTTCTCTGAAGGCGATGGCTGAGAGAGCGGCGCTGGGATCCAGCCTGGACGGAGAGATTCCAAACCTGCATCTAACAGACCGAG ACATCTTCTCTAGTTCAGCGCCCGGCACACCTGCCGCCCCTCAGCCGTCCGTGTCGGAGGTCAGCATCCCCCCCTCGCTTGGCGTCTGTCCGCTtggccccacccctctccccaaAGACCAGCTCTACCAGCAGGCCATGCAGGAATCTGCGTGGACACACATGCCACACCCCTCTGACTCAGAGAGGATCAG ACAATACCTGATGAGGAATCCTTGTCCCACGTTGCCCTTCCACCATCAGATACCACCGCACCACTCCGACTCTATAGAGTTCTACCAGCGACTGTCTACAGAAACGCTCTTTTTCATCTTCTACTACCTGGAG GGCACCAAAGCTCAGTATTTGTCTGCTAAGGCGCTGAAGAAACAGTCGTGGAGGTTTCATACGAAGTACATGATGTGGTTCCAGAGGCACGAGGAGCCAAAGACCATAACGGATGAGTTTGAACAG GGCACTTACATCTACTTTGACTATGAGAAATGGGgccagaggaagaaggaggggtTCACCTTTGAGTACAGGTACCTCGAAGACCGGGACCTGCAGTGA
- the cnot3a gene encoding CCR4-NOT transcription complex subunit 3a isoform X2, with product MADKRKLQGEIDRCLKKVAEGVEQFEDIWQKLHNAANANQKEKYEADLKKEIKKLQRLRDQIKTWVASNEIKDKRQLVENRKLIETQMERFKVVERETKTKAYSKEGLGLAQKVDPAQREKEDTGQWLTNTIDTLNMQVDQFESEVESLSVQTRKKKGDKDKQDRIEELKRLIERHRFHILMLETILRMLDNDSVPVDAIQKIKDDVEYYIDSSQDPDFEENEFIYDDLDLEDIPAALVATSPSGQGNLEDELFLNSSSTPTSTTSSSPIPPSPATCTAENSEDDKKRGRSTDSEVGQSPVKNGPPSLLSSFSSSTTSGSSSSSSLVSIASVVGGIPVGPPSSSLIGSFSSAVQQHQHQPAQQLQQPQQTNQQQQQQQPPQTKPPAPSNNAPSPPSNPHLPASTAPSLPTPSTASSSAISSESPLTSVPSPASTLGLGLGLGLSKIGLMGTSSGSQMSALGLVAHSSPLNTMAGLISGSTPAPYAQAAASGGLGLSGSTQSSISVESSTSIPTSGSSGVTTNGAVGGLGLLASTAAHGSLSASILGLVPGQNLELGASQLPPSSVSTTPGVVGMIGGNGGNVSVVGGGGGGVNAAPARPPSGLKQNGNTSYSAVVADNSTESALSTPSQSQSSQPSSLSSSTSQPMDNGPSLISSITLPPSSPSPSFSDSTPGGGSLLNGPHSYTQAPDALKAPEPLSSLKAMAERAALGSSLDGEIPNLHLTDRGRNDIFSSSAPGTPAAPQPSVSEVSIPPSLGVCPLGPTPLPKDQLYQQAMQESAWTHMPHPSDSERIRQYLMRNPCPTLPFHHQIPPHHSDSIEFYQRLSTETLFFIFYYLEGTKAQYLSAKALKKQSWRFHTKYMMWFQRHEEPKTITDEFEQGTYIYFDYEKWGQRKKEGFTFEYRYLEDRDLQ from the exons ATGGCTGACAAGAGAAAACTACAAG GTGAGATCGATAGATGTTTGAAAAAAGTAGCTGAAGGTGTAGAACAGTTTGAAGACATCTGGCAAAAG ctTCACAATGCAGCCAATGCAAACCAGAAGGAAAAATATGAGGCTGACCTCAAGAAAGAGATTAAAAAACTACAG CGATTGAGAGATCAGATAAAAACATGGGTGGCCTCAAACGAGATCAAAGACAAAAGGCAGCTAGTCGAGAACCGCAAACTTATAGAGACG CAAATGGAGCGGTTCAAGGTGGTGGAacgggaaacaaaaacaaaagcatactCTAAAGAAGGCTTGGGGCTTGCTCAGAAAGTGGATCCTGCTCAGAGGGAAAAGGAGGATACGGGACAGTGGCTAACA AATACAATAGACACTCTAAATATGCAGGTGGATCAATTTGAAAGTGAGGTTGAATCTCTTTCGGTtcaaacaagaaagaaaaagggcgATAAAGAT AAGCAGGACCGTATTGAGGAGCTCAAGCGGTTGATAGAGAGGCATCGATTCCACATTCTCATGTTGGAGACCATTTTACGAATGCTGGACAATGACTCGGTACCAGTGGATGCAATCCAGAAGATCAAGGATGATGTTGAATACTACATCGATTCCTCCCAAGACCCGGACTTTGAGGAGAACGAGTTCATTTATGACGACTTAGACCTGGAAGACATCC CCGCGGCATTAGTTGCAACTTCTCCATCAGGTCAGGGCAATTTGGAGGACGAGCTGTTTCTCAACTCTAGCAGCACTCCGACGTCCACAACCTCCTCTTCACCCATTCCCCCATCACCGGCCACTTGCACTGCT GAGAACTCTGAGGACGATAAGAAAAGGGGACGGTCGACAGACAGCGAAGTTGGACAG TCACCTGTAAAGAACGGCCCTCCATCCTTGCTGTCTTCGTTCTCCTCGTCCACCACCTCGggatcctcctcgtcctcctcccttGTGTCCATTGCGAGTGTTGTCGGAGGCATTCCCGTCGGTCCCCCGAGCAGCAGTCTCATAGGGAGCTTCAGCAGTGCGGTGCAGCAACATCAGCATCAACCTGCACAACAGCTGCAACAACCTCAGCAgaccaatcagcagcagcagcagcagcagccacctcAGACAAAACCCCCGGCCCCTTCAAACAATGCGCCCAGCCCGCCCAGCAACCCCCATCTCCCAGCCTCAACTGCACCCTCTCTCCCCACGCCCAGTACGGCCAGTTCATCAGCCATCAGCTCGGAgtctccgctcacatctgtgcCCAGCCCAGCATCCACTTTGGGACTGGGGCTGGGCCTGGGATTGAGCAAAATTGGACTGATGGGGACCAGCAGTGGCAGCCAAATGTCTGCTTTGGGCCTGGTTGCCCACTCGTCCCCTTTAAACACGATGGCGGGGCTCATTTCAGGCTCCACCCCTGCGCCGTACGCCCAGGCGGCAGCGTCGGGAGGCTTGGGTTTGAGCGGCAGCACCCAGTCCAGCATTTCGGTAGAGAGCAGCACTTCCATACCCACCTCCGGCTCCAGTGGAGTCACCACCAACGGGGCGGTGGGAGGCCTCGGCCTGCTGGCGTCCACCGCGGCCCACGGCTCTTTGAGTGCCAGTATTCTGGGACTGGTTCCTGGGCAAAACCTAGAACTAGGCGCCTCTCAGTTGCCCCCAAGTTCTGTCAGCACCACCCCCGGAGTGGTTGGCATGATTGGAGGCAATGGAGGGAATGTCAGCgtggttggaggaggaggaggaggagtgaatGCTGCTCCTGCTAGACCACCCAGTGGACTGAAGCAGAATGGAAACACAA GTTACAGCGCTGTAGTGGCAGATAACTCAACAGAATCCGCTCTAAGCACACCGAGCCAGTCACAAAGCAGCCAACCGTCATCGCTCAGTTCTTCAACCAGTCAGCC CATGGACAATGGTCCCAGTTTAATCAGCTCCATCACGCTGCCTCCCAGCTCTCCGTCCCCCTCGTTCTCAGACAGCACCCCCGGGGGAGGGAGTCTTCTCAACGGGCCTCACTCCTACACTCAGGCGCCTGACGCGCTCAAG GCCCCTGAACCGCTCAGTTCTCTGAAGGCGATGGCTGAGAGAGCGGCGCTGGGATCCAGCCTGGACGGAGAGATTCCAAACCTGCATCTAACAGACCGAGGTCGGAACG ACATCTTCTCTAGTTCAGCGCCCGGCACACCTGCCGCCCCTCAGCCGTCCGTGTCGGAGGTCAGCATCCCCCCCTCGCTTGGCGTCTGTCCGCTtggccccacccctctccccaaAGACCAGCTCTACCAGCAGGCCATGCAGGAATCTGCGTGGACACACATGCCACACCCCTCTGACTCAGAGAGGATCAG ACAATACCTGATGAGGAATCCTTGTCCCACGTTGCCCTTCCACCATCAGATACCACCGCACCACTCCGACTCTATAGAGTTCTACCAGCGACTGTCTACAGAAACGCTCTTTTTCATCTTCTACTACCTGGAG GGCACCAAAGCTCAGTATTTGTCTGCTAAGGCGCTGAAGAAACAGTCGTGGAGGTTTCATACGAAGTACATGATGTGGTTCCAGAGGCACGAGGAGCCAAAGACCATAACGGATGAGTTTGAACAG GGCACTTACATCTACTTTGACTATGAGAAATGGGgccagaggaagaaggaggggtTCACCTTTGAGTACAGGTACCTCGAAGACCGGGACCTGCAGTGA
- the cnot3a gene encoding CCR4-NOT transcription complex subunit 3a isoform X1 has product MADKRKLQGEIDRCLKKVAEGVEQFEDIWQKLHNAANANQKEKYEADLKKEIKKLQRLRDQIKTWVASNEIKDKRQLVENRKLIETQMERFKVVERETKTKAYSKEGLGLAQKVDPAQREKEDTGQWLTNTIDTLNMQVDQFESEVESLSVQTRKKKGDKDKQDRIEELKRLIERHRFHILMLETILRMLDNDSVPVDAIQKIKDDVEYYIDSSQDPDFEENEFIYDDLDLEDIPAALVATSPSGQGNLEDELFLNSSSTPTSTTSSSPIPPSPATCTAENSEDDKKRGRSTDSEVGQSPVKNGPPSLLSSFSSSTTSGSSSSSSLVSIASVVGGIPVGPPSSSLIGSFSSAVQQHQHQPAQQLQQPQQTNQQQQQQQPPQTKPPAPSNNAPSPPSNPHLPASTAPSLPTPSTASSSAISSESPLTSVPSPASTLGLGLGLGLSKIGLMGTSSGSQMSALGLVAHSSPLNTMAGLISGSTPAPYAQAAASGGLGLSGSTQSSISVESSTSIPTSGSSGVTTNGAVGGLGLLASTAAHGSLSASILGLVPGQNLELGASQLPPSSVSTTPGVVGMIGGNGGNVSVVGGGGGGVNAAPARPPSGLKQNGNTSYSAVVADNSTESALSTPSQSQSSQPSSLSSSTSQPSMDNGPSLISSITLPPSSPSPSFSDSTPGGGSLLNGPHSYTQAPDALKAPEPLSSLKAMAERAALGSSLDGEIPNLHLTDRGRNDIFSSSAPGTPAAPQPSVSEVSIPPSLGVCPLGPTPLPKDQLYQQAMQESAWTHMPHPSDSERIRQYLMRNPCPTLPFHHQIPPHHSDSIEFYQRLSTETLFFIFYYLEGTKAQYLSAKALKKQSWRFHTKYMMWFQRHEEPKTITDEFEQGTYIYFDYEKWGQRKKEGFTFEYRYLEDRDLQ; this is encoded by the exons ATGGCTGACAAGAGAAAACTACAAG GTGAGATCGATAGATGTTTGAAAAAAGTAGCTGAAGGTGTAGAACAGTTTGAAGACATCTGGCAAAAG ctTCACAATGCAGCCAATGCAAACCAGAAGGAAAAATATGAGGCTGACCTCAAGAAAGAGATTAAAAAACTACAG CGATTGAGAGATCAGATAAAAACATGGGTGGCCTCAAACGAGATCAAAGACAAAAGGCAGCTAGTCGAGAACCGCAAACTTATAGAGACG CAAATGGAGCGGTTCAAGGTGGTGGAacgggaaacaaaaacaaaagcatactCTAAAGAAGGCTTGGGGCTTGCTCAGAAAGTGGATCCTGCTCAGAGGGAAAAGGAGGATACGGGACAGTGGCTAACA AATACAATAGACACTCTAAATATGCAGGTGGATCAATTTGAAAGTGAGGTTGAATCTCTTTCGGTtcaaacaagaaagaaaaagggcgATAAAGAT AAGCAGGACCGTATTGAGGAGCTCAAGCGGTTGATAGAGAGGCATCGATTCCACATTCTCATGTTGGAGACCATTTTACGAATGCTGGACAATGACTCGGTACCAGTGGATGCAATCCAGAAGATCAAGGATGATGTTGAATACTACATCGATTCCTCCCAAGACCCGGACTTTGAGGAGAACGAGTTCATTTATGACGACTTAGACCTGGAAGACATCC CCGCGGCATTAGTTGCAACTTCTCCATCAGGTCAGGGCAATTTGGAGGACGAGCTGTTTCTCAACTCTAGCAGCACTCCGACGTCCACAACCTCCTCTTCACCCATTCCCCCATCACCGGCCACTTGCACTGCT GAGAACTCTGAGGACGATAAGAAAAGGGGACGGTCGACAGACAGCGAAGTTGGACAG TCACCTGTAAAGAACGGCCCTCCATCCTTGCTGTCTTCGTTCTCCTCGTCCACCACCTCGggatcctcctcgtcctcctcccttGTGTCCATTGCGAGTGTTGTCGGAGGCATTCCCGTCGGTCCCCCGAGCAGCAGTCTCATAGGGAGCTTCAGCAGTGCGGTGCAGCAACATCAGCATCAACCTGCACAACAGCTGCAACAACCTCAGCAgaccaatcagcagcagcagcagcagcagccacctcAGACAAAACCCCCGGCCCCTTCAAACAATGCGCCCAGCCCGCCCAGCAACCCCCATCTCCCAGCCTCAACTGCACCCTCTCTCCCCACGCCCAGTACGGCCAGTTCATCAGCCATCAGCTCGGAgtctccgctcacatctgtgcCCAGCCCAGCATCCACTTTGGGACTGGGGCTGGGCCTGGGATTGAGCAAAATTGGACTGATGGGGACCAGCAGTGGCAGCCAAATGTCTGCTTTGGGCCTGGTTGCCCACTCGTCCCCTTTAAACACGATGGCGGGGCTCATTTCAGGCTCCACCCCTGCGCCGTACGCCCAGGCGGCAGCGTCGGGAGGCTTGGGTTTGAGCGGCAGCACCCAGTCCAGCATTTCGGTAGAGAGCAGCACTTCCATACCCACCTCCGGCTCCAGTGGAGTCACCACCAACGGGGCGGTGGGAGGCCTCGGCCTGCTGGCGTCCACCGCGGCCCACGGCTCTTTGAGTGCCAGTATTCTGGGACTGGTTCCTGGGCAAAACCTAGAACTAGGCGCCTCTCAGTTGCCCCCAAGTTCTGTCAGCACCACCCCCGGAGTGGTTGGCATGATTGGAGGCAATGGAGGGAATGTCAGCgtggttggaggaggaggaggaggagtgaatGCTGCTCCTGCTAGACCACCCAGTGGACTGAAGCAGAATGGAAACACAA GTTACAGCGCTGTAGTGGCAGATAACTCAACAGAATCCGCTCTAAGCACACCGAGCCAGTCACAAAGCAGCCAACCGTCATCGCTCAGTTCTTCAACCAGTCAGCC CAGCATGGACAATGGTCCCAGTTTAATCAGCTCCATCACGCTGCCTCCCAGCTCTCCGTCCCCCTCGTTCTCAGACAGCACCCCCGGGGGAGGGAGTCTTCTCAACGGGCCTCACTCCTACACTCAGGCGCCTGACGCGCTCAAG GCCCCTGAACCGCTCAGTTCTCTGAAGGCGATGGCTGAGAGAGCGGCGCTGGGATCCAGCCTGGACGGAGAGATTCCAAACCTGCATCTAACAGACCGAGGTCGGAACG ACATCTTCTCTAGTTCAGCGCCCGGCACACCTGCCGCCCCTCAGCCGTCCGTGTCGGAGGTCAGCATCCCCCCCTCGCTTGGCGTCTGTCCGCTtggccccacccctctccccaaAGACCAGCTCTACCAGCAGGCCATGCAGGAATCTGCGTGGACACACATGCCACACCCCTCTGACTCAGAGAGGATCAG ACAATACCTGATGAGGAATCCTTGTCCCACGTTGCCCTTCCACCATCAGATACCACCGCACCACTCCGACTCTATAGAGTTCTACCAGCGACTGTCTACAGAAACGCTCTTTTTCATCTTCTACTACCTGGAG GGCACCAAAGCTCAGTATTTGTCTGCTAAGGCGCTGAAGAAACAGTCGTGGAGGTTTCATACGAAGTACATGATGTGGTTCCAGAGGCACGAGGAGCCAAAGACCATAACGGATGAGTTTGAACAG GGCACTTACATCTACTTTGACTATGAGAAATGGGgccagaggaagaaggaggggtTCACCTTTGAGTACAGGTACCTCGAAGACCGGGACCTGCAGTGA
- the cnot3a gene encoding CCR4-NOT transcription complex subunit 3a isoform X5: MADKRKLQGEIDRCLKKVAEGVEQFEDIWQKLHNAANANQKEKYEADLKKEIKKLQRLRDQIKTWVASNEIKDKRQLVENRKLIETQMERFKVVERETKTKAYSKEGLGLAQKVDPAQREKEDTGQWLTNTIDTLNMQVDQFESEVESLSVQTRKKKGDKDDRIEELKRLIERHRFHILMLETILRMLDNDSVPVDAIQKIKDDVEYYIDSSQDPDFEENEFIYDDLDLEDIPAALVATSPSGQGNLEDELFLNSSSTPTSTTSSSPIPPSPATCTAENSEDDKKRGRSTDSEVGQSPVKNGPPSLLSSFSSSTTSGSSSSSSLVSIASVVGGIPVGPPSSSLIGSFSSAVQQHQHQPAQQLQQPQQTNQQQQQQQPPQTKPPAPSNNAPSPPSNPHLPASTAPSLPTPSTASSSAISSESPLTSVPSPASTLGLGLGLGLSKIGLMGTSSGSQMSALGLVAHSSPLNTMAGLISGSTPAPYAQAAASGGLGLSGSTQSSISVESSTSIPTSGSSGVTTNGAVGGLGLLASTAAHGSLSASILGLVPGQNLELGASQLPPSSVSTTPGVVGMIGGNGGNVSVVGGGGGGVNAAPARPPSGLKQNGNTSYSAVVADNSTESALSTPSQSQSSQPSSLSSSTSQPSMDNGPSLISSITLPPSSPSPSFSDSTPGGGSLLNGPHSYTQAPDALKAPEPLSSLKAMAERAALGSSLDGEIPNLHLTDRGRNDIFSSSAPGTPAAPQPSVSEVSIPPSLGVCPLGPTPLPKDQLYQQAMQESAWTHMPHPSDSERIRQYLMRNPCPTLPFHHQIPPHHSDSIEFYQRLSTETLFFIFYYLEGTKAQYLSAKALKKQSWRFHTKYMMWFQRHEEPKTITDEFEQGTYIYFDYEKWGQRKKEGFTFEYRYLEDRDLQ; this comes from the exons ATGGCTGACAAGAGAAAACTACAAG GTGAGATCGATAGATGTTTGAAAAAAGTAGCTGAAGGTGTAGAACAGTTTGAAGACATCTGGCAAAAG ctTCACAATGCAGCCAATGCAAACCAGAAGGAAAAATATGAGGCTGACCTCAAGAAAGAGATTAAAAAACTACAG CGATTGAGAGATCAGATAAAAACATGGGTGGCCTCAAACGAGATCAAAGACAAAAGGCAGCTAGTCGAGAACCGCAAACTTATAGAGACG CAAATGGAGCGGTTCAAGGTGGTGGAacgggaaacaaaaacaaaagcatactCTAAAGAAGGCTTGGGGCTTGCTCAGAAAGTGGATCCTGCTCAGAGGGAAAAGGAGGATACGGGACAGTGGCTAACA AATACAATAGACACTCTAAATATGCAGGTGGATCAATTTGAAAGTGAGGTTGAATCTCTTTCGGTtcaaacaagaaagaaaaagggcgATAAAGAT GACCGTATTGAGGAGCTCAAGCGGTTGATAGAGAGGCATCGATTCCACATTCTCATGTTGGAGACCATTTTACGAATGCTGGACAATGACTCGGTACCAGTGGATGCAATCCAGAAGATCAAGGATGATGTTGAATACTACATCGATTCCTCCCAAGACCCGGACTTTGAGGAGAACGAGTTCATTTATGACGACTTAGACCTGGAAGACATCC CCGCGGCATTAGTTGCAACTTCTCCATCAGGTCAGGGCAATTTGGAGGACGAGCTGTTTCTCAACTCTAGCAGCACTCCGACGTCCACAACCTCCTCTTCACCCATTCCCCCATCACCGGCCACTTGCACTGCT GAGAACTCTGAGGACGATAAGAAAAGGGGACGGTCGACAGACAGCGAAGTTGGACAG TCACCTGTAAAGAACGGCCCTCCATCCTTGCTGTCTTCGTTCTCCTCGTCCACCACCTCGggatcctcctcgtcctcctcccttGTGTCCATTGCGAGTGTTGTCGGAGGCATTCCCGTCGGTCCCCCGAGCAGCAGTCTCATAGGGAGCTTCAGCAGTGCGGTGCAGCAACATCAGCATCAACCTGCACAACAGCTGCAACAACCTCAGCAgaccaatcagcagcagcagcagcagcagccacctcAGACAAAACCCCCGGCCCCTTCAAACAATGCGCCCAGCCCGCCCAGCAACCCCCATCTCCCAGCCTCAACTGCACCCTCTCTCCCCACGCCCAGTACGGCCAGTTCATCAGCCATCAGCTCGGAgtctccgctcacatctgtgcCCAGCCCAGCATCCACTTTGGGACTGGGGCTGGGCCTGGGATTGAGCAAAATTGGACTGATGGGGACCAGCAGTGGCAGCCAAATGTCTGCTTTGGGCCTGGTTGCCCACTCGTCCCCTTTAAACACGATGGCGGGGCTCATTTCAGGCTCCACCCCTGCGCCGTACGCCCAGGCGGCAGCGTCGGGAGGCTTGGGTTTGAGCGGCAGCACCCAGTCCAGCATTTCGGTAGAGAGCAGCACTTCCATACCCACCTCCGGCTCCAGTGGAGTCACCACCAACGGGGCGGTGGGAGGCCTCGGCCTGCTGGCGTCCACCGCGGCCCACGGCTCTTTGAGTGCCAGTATTCTGGGACTGGTTCCTGGGCAAAACCTAGAACTAGGCGCCTCTCAGTTGCCCCCAAGTTCTGTCAGCACCACCCCCGGAGTGGTTGGCATGATTGGAGGCAATGGAGGGAATGTCAGCgtggttggaggaggaggaggaggagtgaatGCTGCTCCTGCTAGACCACCCAGTGGACTGAAGCAGAATGGAAACACAA GTTACAGCGCTGTAGTGGCAGATAACTCAACAGAATCCGCTCTAAGCACACCGAGCCAGTCACAAAGCAGCCAACCGTCATCGCTCAGTTCTTCAACCAGTCAGCC CAGCATGGACAATGGTCCCAGTTTAATCAGCTCCATCACGCTGCCTCCCAGCTCTCCGTCCCCCTCGTTCTCAGACAGCACCCCCGGGGGAGGGAGTCTTCTCAACGGGCCTCACTCCTACACTCAGGCGCCTGACGCGCTCAAG GCCCCTGAACCGCTCAGTTCTCTGAAGGCGATGGCTGAGAGAGCGGCGCTGGGATCCAGCCTGGACGGAGAGATTCCAAACCTGCATCTAACAGACCGAGGTCGGAACG ACATCTTCTCTAGTTCAGCGCCCGGCACACCTGCCGCCCCTCAGCCGTCCGTGTCGGAGGTCAGCATCCCCCCCTCGCTTGGCGTCTGTCCGCTtggccccacccctctccccaaAGACCAGCTCTACCAGCAGGCCATGCAGGAATCTGCGTGGACACACATGCCACACCCCTCTGACTCAGAGAGGATCAG ACAATACCTGATGAGGAATCCTTGTCCCACGTTGCCCTTCCACCATCAGATACCACCGCACCACTCCGACTCTATAGAGTTCTACCAGCGACTGTCTACAGAAACGCTCTTTTTCATCTTCTACTACCTGGAG GGCACCAAAGCTCAGTATTTGTCTGCTAAGGCGCTGAAGAAACAGTCGTGGAGGTTTCATACGAAGTACATGATGTGGTTCCAGAGGCACGAGGAGCCAAAGACCATAACGGATGAGTTTGAACAG GGCACTTACATCTACTTTGACTATGAGAAATGGGgccagaggaagaaggaggggtTCACCTTTGAGTACAGGTACCTCGAAGACCGGGACCTGCAGTGA